In a genomic window of Nodosilinea sp. E11:
- a CDS encoding SUMF1/EgtB/PvdO family nonheme iron enzyme codes for MTRAKSIFISYRRSTSIDITGRIYDRLVAHFSENSVFKDVDSIPFGVNFRNHLEQEVSHCPVLLAIIDPHWLAVSDNRGRAKLANPADWVRIEIETALQRDRLVIPVLVGGATLPEESALPEGLKALAYRQSAQVRCDPDFHRDLDRLIHRIEGVFSSLGAGSPAPSFAPPAPVSLIDELAAALATAKHQTQPPQPPQPPQPQGMGRRRWLRLMGLGLVGGGSALAVHQRVPALQTLTAGSMPPMPDLAPLPDRLQTALGQPEQSTATPGDEDPEPAAPAPPIYTYESISIDEFGLEVSHVKFSTPAYQELQLPGPSGPVPLPLVSIVGGQFVLGAPVTELGHDPVHPAQTIAAVESFWMSVYPITQAQWRAVAGLPAIALDLDPNPAHFTGDDLPVEQVTWPEAVEFCERLRRLANSQLAPWPASQPERAHLRRFRLPTETEWEYACRAKTTTPFHTGQTLTTDLANYNGTEPYRQEPVGQFRGGTTAVGSFGKANDFGLYDMHGNVLEWCAATEPDQTPWRAVRGGAWQSPPEHCRSAYRAGFKADTRSNQIGFRIVADVS; via the coding sequence CGAAAATAGCGTTTTTAAGGACGTAGACTCAATTCCCTTTGGGGTCAACTTTCGCAATCATTTAGAGCAGGAGGTCAGTCACTGTCCAGTGCTGCTGGCCATTATCGACCCCCATTGGTTAGCGGTGTCCGACAATCGGGGCAGAGCAAAATTGGCCAACCCCGCCGACTGGGTCCGCATCGAAATTGAGACTGCCCTACAGCGCGATCGCCTCGTCATTCCAGTGCTCGTCGGTGGCGCAACCCTGCCCGAAGAGAGCGCTCTACCCGAGGGGCTCAAAGCCCTAGCCTATCGCCAGAGCGCCCAGGTGCGCTGCGATCCCGACTTTCACCGCGATCTAGATCGGCTGATTCACCGCATTGAAGGGGTTTTTAGCAGCCTAGGGGCAGGGTCGCCCGCGCCCTCCTTCGCCCCCCCAGCCCCGGTCAGCCTCATCGATGAACTCGCCGCCGCCCTGGCTACGGCCAAGCATCAAACCCAGCCGCCCCAGCCGCCCCAACCGCCCCAGCCCCAGGGCATGGGTCGACGGCGCTGGCTGCGCCTCATGGGCCTAGGTCTAGTGGGCGGTGGCTCGGCCCTAGCGGTACACCAACGCGTGCCAGCCCTGCAAACCCTCACCGCAGGCAGCATGCCCCCCATGCCCGATCTAGCCCCCCTCCCCGATCGCCTCCAAACCGCCCTAGGCCAGCCAGAGCAATCTACTGCTACCCCAGGCGATGAGGACCCTGAGCCAGCCGCTCCAGCCCCCCCGATTTACACCTACGAGTCCATCAGCATCGACGAGTTTGGGCTCGAAGTTTCTCACGTTAAATTTTCTACCCCGGCCTATCAAGAACTCCAACTGCCTGGCCCCAGCGGTCCAGTTCCTCTGCCCTTAGTTTCGATTGTGGGCGGCCAGTTTGTGCTGGGTGCTCCGGTAACCGAACTGGGCCACGACCCTGTTCACCCCGCCCAAACCATTGCGGCGGTAGAGTCATTTTGGATGAGCGTTTATCCCATCACCCAAGCGCAGTGGCGGGCCGTCGCCGGGTTGCCTGCGATCGCCCTCGATCTAGACCCCAACCCAGCCCACTTTACCGGCGACGATTTGCCGGTAGAGCAGGTGACCTGGCCCGAGGCGGTAGAATTCTGCGAGCGGCTGCGCCGTTTGGCCAATAGCCAACTCGCTCCCTGGCCAGCCTCCCAGCCCGAGCGGGCTCACCTGCGTCGCTTTCGGTTGCCCACCGAGACCGAGTGGGAATACGCCTGCCGCGCCAAAACCACCACCCCCTTTCACACCGGTCAAACCCTGACCACCGACCTGGCCAACTACAACGGCACCGAGCCCTACCGCCAAGAACCCGTGGGCCAGTTTCGTGGCGGCACCACCGCCGTGGGCAGCTTTGGCAAAGCTAATGACTTTGGCCTCTACGACATGCACGGCAACGTACTCGAATGGTGTGCGGCCACCGAGCCAGACCAGACCCCCTGGCGCGCGGTGCGTGGGGGCGCGTGGCAAAGCCCGCCCGAGCACTGTCGTTCGGCCTACCGGGCTGGGTTCAAAGCCGACACCCGCAGCAACCAGATCGGCTTCCGCATTGTGGCCGACGTGAGCTAA
- a CDS encoding S-methyl-5'-thioadenosine phosphorylase: MAAQAQIGIIGGSGLYQMEALTDIEEIRIDTPFGSPSDAIILGTLDGTRVAFLARHGRGHTLMPTELPFRANIYAMKSLGVEYLISASAVGSLKEAAKPLDMVVPDQFIDRTRNRVSTFFGEGLVGHITFGDPVCNALAKVLADAVESLELPDVDLHRGGTYVCMEGPAFSTKAESELYRSWGATIIGMTNLPEAKLAREAEIAYATLALVTDYDCWHPDHDSVTVEMVIGNLQKNAVNAQRVIREVVNCIAANPPASEAHSALKYAIITPLDKAPKATLEKLNLLIKKYLP; this comes from the coding sequence ATGGCGGCACAGGCACAAATTGGCATCATCGGCGGCAGCGGTCTCTACCAAATGGAAGCCCTGACCGACATCGAAGAAATCCGCATTGACACCCCCTTTGGTAGCCCCTCCGACGCCATCATTCTCGGCACCTTAGACGGTACCCGCGTAGCCTTTTTGGCTCGCCACGGTCGCGGCCACACCCTAATGCCCACCGAGTTGCCCTTTCGCGCCAACATCTATGCGATGAAATCGCTAGGGGTAGAGTATTTGATCTCGGCCTCGGCAGTGGGGTCGCTCAAAGAAGCCGCCAAGCCCCTAGATATGGTGGTGCCCGACCAATTTATCGATCGCACCCGCAACCGCGTTTCTACCTTTTTTGGTGAGGGGCTGGTGGGCCACATTACCTTTGGTGACCCAGTGTGCAACGCCCTGGCGAAGGTGCTGGCGGACGCGGTCGAAAGCCTGGAGTTGCCCGACGTTGACCTGCACCGGGGCGGCACCTACGTCTGCATGGAGGGGCCAGCATTCTCGACTAAGGCCGAGAGCGAGCTGTACCGCAGCTGGGGAGCCACAATTATTGGCATGACCAACCTGCCCGAGGCCAAACTGGCCCGCGAAGCCGAAATCGCCTACGCCACCCTGGCCTTAGTCACCGACTACGACTGCTGGCACCCCGACCACGACAGTGTCACCGTCGAAATGGTGATCGGCAATCTGCAAAAGAACGCCGTCAACGCCCAGCGGGTCATTCGTGAGGTGGTCAATTGCATTGCCGCTAACCCGCCCGCCTCGGAAGCCCATTCGGCCCTTAAGTACGCCATCATTACGCCCCTAGACAAGGCCCCCAAAGCCACCCTGGAGAAGCTCAATCTGCTGATTAAAAAATACTTGCCTTAG